In the genome of Mucilaginibacter sp. 14171R-50, the window GATAGCCTCCTGCTGACGTAAGGGTCTACCTTCTTTTGTTGCTGCCGCATTGTTTCCAAAGTTGTAGTAAACCATCGCCAGGTTCTTTAAAAGGCTCGCGTCGCCAGTTGCTAACACCTCGTCGCGTACTGCATTAAAATCCTTACCATGCGGTGTAAGTTTTTCGACATAGGCCTCCAGGCGCTCGCCTAACTCCGGATGATCTATATGGCTGGTGAAACGGATATTCATGGCCTGGGCAAATTGAGTGGAGCCATAGCCGGGCTGGATTTTAATCCAACTACCGACAAAAGTCTGGAACCCGATCAACCCGGTTTCCGGGTCACCTAAAATAACGACCGGCTGCAAATCAGGCATACGGGCCTGGACAACCTTATTCTGAGTATAGGCCAATTTGCTATCATCGATCAGCTTAAAAAAATGATCGATAAAATCGATGGCCCGGTCAATGAGCGGCAGCAGAAATTGGGTGATACTGACACTCTGATGTCTGGTGCCGTTGATTGGAACGCCGTTACCCCTGACCAGGATAAAATCATCTTCGATGAGTGAATAGGCCGAATGGACAAAGCCGTTACGAATCTCATTGAAGTATAAGCCTTCCAGATCATCAATAAAAGCGTTAAACCGGCTTTGCTCCGCCAACGCCCGGAGTTTTAGAAATTTTTCTGTAGGTGTGAAATAATCTTCCCGGCCCGTATAGAGATCGGGAAGGTATCTTAATTGCTGGTTGACGGTAATTCGCAGCAAATTGCCAAGGATGTTATATAACTCATCCATTTCAAAAATGTGGCAGTAAATATGCAGGCCAAGCCTGGCTTTCGAATGTAGATTTTCTGTCGCCAGGTACCGCGCTTTCATATCGGCGATATAGGCCCGGCTTTCATGCAGATGGGTCAACGCGCGCTGGTCGCCCATCCCCCTGAAACCGATCAGGATATTGACGAACTCAAATTCATCAATGTTTTTCGCGTTTGCAAATAGACGGTGCAGTTCGGCTAAAAGATCAGCTTGTTCCATGGCGGCAAATTAACTATCACAAAATTATGGCATTGGGAGCATTAATCGAATGAAAAAAGCCCCGCTCCTTCAAGCGAGGCTTTACCTAAACCTTATCACAATTCAGCGGAAAGTTCCGCCGATGTATCTACAAACGTAATTATTTTTTACAGTAATTACTATGGTCATATTTTATCGGGAATTTAATTTGGTACAATTTGTTGGCTAAATATTTTTAAGCCAGGTCTGTTGAAATGCAGCGCCCCGTGATTTCACCGACCGTTGGTAATCAAAGCGAAATCACGGGGCGAAATGGGGCGGGCGTATGCCCGCCCGCCGGACAATTCCGGCGGGGCCGATTGATGATATTAAGCCACTTTTAAGGGCTGTGTCCTGAAATCTGCAAGGTTCAGAAAAAACCCCCGATTGAATAATATGCCTTCACGGAACATCTGCCAAAGCAGGGATGCCCCGCAATTGGCCAATGCCGAATTAATAAATAAATCCTGCTTGGTGAGGGCTTCGGCTAATGAACAGCTTGGCATATTATCTTCCTTTGCCGAGGTGTTTAGCAGTTCTTTAAATTCTTCCGTAACCAATGGCAGGCTTTCTACGGGATGGTATAATTCGGATGCGGGTTGGGTAATTTTTTCAAGGGTCGATAAAACGACCTGACCGCTTGAACGGCTGTTCCCAAAATCAAGCCAGTATTTTACCCGGTTACGACCGCCGTAATTCCTGGTCAGGTGTTGCAATATCTCACCTATCTCATAACGTGCTTTAACCGTGTCTACGCAAGAAAGCGTAATCACTGCGCTTGCTATATCCCTGTCCTTTAAGGATTGCTTATCATAACGGGTGGTTTCAGCTTTCCAGTTGGTGCCGAAAAAACGATTGATACGGTTGATCAGGGCAACAGATTTGTACTGGCCTAATTCAGCAGTCGTAAATAATTGCCTGCCTAAATTGGCGTTGTCTACCCGGTCGTCGTCAAATACCCTGACAAAAAGCCCTGCATGGCCTAAAACGGTTAGTGCGTGGTTCATCCTTGCAAGGGCGGTCAATAACTGGCTACCTGTTCCACCTGCGCCAATTAAGTTAATGGTGATAGGGTTATAGGGCTGTAATAATTCCTTTTGTACAATATGTACCGCAGGCTTTTTATTGGCTTTCTTTTTCATCGGATGATTTGTTTAAGGGTTAAACGGGTGGTTAATAATTCTTCCTGCGGAAAGGGTTTTCCCAACCCTGCGAGGGAGCGCCATAAATCGGTCGTATTGGTTTTGGTACTATTGTTCCCGCTAATGGAATGGCTGAAATTGCTGTTAAAAAAATAGCGTTCCCACGTGGCCATGAAATCCTCTAAGCAGGTTGTTTTGCCGATATTGATTTGTACCGTTCCCATACAAACCTGCCCGCTCCCATAGATATTCAGGTAGGGCGCATAACAGAGCTTAGTGTTCTCATGGGGCTTGGCCTTGCCTTTTAAGGCATAAACATGCAAGCTATCTGCATTGGCTTTCCAAAGCATGGCCGGAATATGAAATTTCCCCGATGGGATATGTAAGCCATCGATAAAAAACAGGTTTACTTCCTGTGGAGGGGTGTACCAAATCGCATAGCCGTTCGCCTGTTGATTGACATACAGCACCTTGTTAGAAAGCAAGCCTTTACTTTTCAGATAAGTGTCCTGTAATTCCTGCGAGGTTTGCAGGATAGCATGCAGGGCGGTCAATTCCTTAACCGAGAGCGGGTGGGCATTGATGGGTTTGCCGTTTCGGCCTATATCGTAGCTTTCCACGTAAATCTGTGTTTCGGCTTCATTGCGTTGGAACTGGTTGATTTGTTCCTCCTTTTCGTGCCTGTATATCAGCAGGGCTTTATAGGGTTCGAACCCGCTGTTAAACTGTTGGGTGATGTTCTTCATAGTCGTAGTCGTTAAGTAAATCCCGCAGGCGTTCAATCAAATCAAACAATCGGGTTTCGAAATCAAAATCCTTGCGTTCGGTATCGGGCAGGGTGTCAAAGCAATGTACAATGGTGGGTTCGTCCTGTACCGCTATTTCCTGAAAGCTGCAATTGATCATATCCATCAATTCATCCTGAAAACAATCCCTGTCGCTCCAATAGAAACTGATATATTGTTCAACCGTTATCCGTTCTTCCTCGTCAGGATATATCAAATCATCACGGATGCTGTCACTAACCGACCGTTTAGGATACTGTCGGTACAACTGTAAAAAATCATTAGCCAACTGTTCCCATTCCAGTTCATAATTATCACGGTGATGATAGGCGGTTATAATTTGCTCCATCCTTTTTAACCACAGTGGATTTTTAATGACAGGCATGATATGCCCGCCTGCCCGTTTCATTTCATATAAGGTGGCCTCCTGATGTTCACGCCATGCCTTTTCTTCGGCATCATTGTCATTTTCGTATTCAGCTTCATTTATCCAGTTTTCCAGTGTGTCATACTGGCAATCCATGAAAGTGCCGTTTTCAGCATAAAAGGGAATGTCAACCACTTGGTGCAGGTAGGCGAATATAACCGTGATTAATTCCGTAATGCGCTCCTGCCCTGCGGTTTGCGACCATAGCCAGTAAGGCCGAACAGGGATATAGAATAAACAATGGCTTAAATTGTAGGTTGTAACCACGCTTAATACCGCTCTTTTTCCTCTGTCCCTGATAATTACACAATGATGGTTGCGGTCTATCCCGCTCACCTGTTTAGCGACTTCCTGCCAAGTGCTGTAAATATTTTGCGGAAAGGCTAAATCTGTTTGGGGTACGGGTATTTGATAGAAACCGCAGAGATTGGCAAGGGAGTGAAAATACTCCCTTGCTGTCTTTTCCCTGTTTCCGTCAAACGACCAAAAAGGCTGAAAGCTATGGTTTAAAAAACCATTTCCGTTATGCCTGCGGGTGCGCTCCTTAAGGGGTTGCGCCTTACTTCGTCGGCATCGGGCAGGCGGTCTAACCGCCCTGCCAGTTCCCCGAACAATTGCTGTATTTTCCATTGGTCGCCTTTCGTGTTGATTTTAATTACTCTGTTTTTCATTTGCTTTTTCATGGCTATCCTTTCGTTCCCATCGTGCTTTCGAAGCGGTACACGGCTTCATCGTTTTTGATTTCAGGGCCGATGATTTTAGAATTGGTCAGTACCGGATAGGTGCCTGCAAAAAAGTTCTGTACATCGGTGATGGTAAATGTGTCGTTAGGGTCTGTTAAGCGGATTTCCTGACCGTTCTCCCTGTGCAGGAAAATCCTCGGTAAAATCATTGTTTTCATGGCGATGTGATTAGTCTTTAAATTGGTTTGCTAATTTCTCGTATATCTCCTTACCCGCTTCTATTTCCTTACGCCTGCTTTCAATCAGTTCTGCTTTATCAGGGTAGTCAGCAGGGTCGGGTAATTGTGCCAACGCTTCGACATATTTCATCTGTTTAGCCAATTCCTTAGACTTGTCCATCGCTTCATCGAACAACCGTTTCTTTTCCGCTTTGACTTCGGTGTCGTCGGCGGGTGCGCTGAACAGGTCGGGTTCGTCGTCCTTTTCCTCGTCGGTTTCGGCAGTTGTAGTTTTGACTGCTTTATCCTTATCATTCTTTCCGTTCTTTTTGACCTTTTCCAATTCCTTTTGGTAGGTTTCCAAGTTGGTTATCAACCCTGCCGTTTGCTTGACAGGCTGTTTAATTTCCTCAAAAAACTTTTCATCCAGTTCTGATGCGGTGGCCTTAAAGAGCATCGGGGGCAACCCGTTCACAGCCTTGTCTTTTTTGAGTACAACGGAAACGGTTTGTACTCCCGTTTCGTCCTGATGGATGTTCAGCAGGAAATTTCCTGTAAATCCTAATCCTGCTATCTGCTGAAAAAATTGCGTATTCATAATCTTAAAATTTTAGATGGTTAATGCCTGCGACAGCCAGTAATACAAGTCCCGCTAAACCGCAGAGATTGGCGACTATCATGATTATTCGTTCAAGGGTGGTTACTACCACATACTTTTGATAAGTATGGAAATGCTGTAAACCCCCTACGCCCCTGCGGTTAAACCGGCGTCTGCCGATTTGGTAGCGGATAACAGAACAGAGGGCTATCAAAATCAATCCGCACAGTAGTGTTAAATGATGTGTTGTTTTCATTTCAGGTAAATAAAAGTTCAACTGCGGGTTTGAATTTTGGGTCGGTGTGCTTTTCCAGTTGCGTGTAGTTGTAAAGGGCTTGCCTTGTGAAGATGGCTAAAAAACCATCGAATAACTGGTCAGAAAATACGTTTGCCGAGCGGTACAGGTCTTTGGGATATTTAGCGATAACGGCCTGTATCTGTTCAGCGAGTTTAAACCACATATCTGCGGGCATTATCCCGTTATTCCATTCTGCACGAATGCGCTCTTTGTCATTTAAAACGGTTTCGGACAGTTCGTTCAGATACCCTAAAAATTCAGGTATTTCTTCCCTTAAGAGATTGTGCAAAAGCCTTGCTTTAGCCACATTATTCATTAAATTTAATGGTTGCATGCTATTTATTTTTTAGCGGGATGGCTTAAAGCCATCCCTGTTGGTAAGCAAATCGGTTGATTTCTTTTATGGCCACCTTATGACAGCCGATACGGATAAACTGGCGGTTGATTTCTACGATAAGATAGTCCCGCAGAAAATACTGGCCTACTTTAGCAGAACCATCCTTAATAGATTGGTAAAGGAATTGGCCTGCCGACAGTGTAAAGGAGATTTGTTGGGTAGTTTCCACCTTGCAGGTTTTCACGTTACAACGCAGATAGTCCCATCCGTCAGTACTGATAAACCTGTCGGTTTCAAATGCCCGCCACGCTTTCAGTTTAGCTTGCTGCAATTTTTGGGAACGCTTCTTTTGTCTGGCCTGTTCAATTGCCCTTTCTTCGCGGTCATGAGCGAGATAGTCCGCAAACTGCGCACAGTCCCGAATATCCCCTGCTTGGGCTAATTGTTCAGGTATAGCCAAACCAAAGAAATCCGCATAACGTTGCGCCTCACTGTACAGGTCGGCAATCGTCGTCGCATACTTCTGCGGGCGGTTAGCCCGCGCTAACTTTTCAGCAACGGCAATGATGCGTTCTTTCCAATCCGCAAATAATTCCTCATGGTTCATTGCGGGGTCAGCCACATTGATAATATTCAAGTGGCTTGAAGCGTTGCGTACAATGGCGATATGTTTTGCCGTTGTTTGGCTGTAGGTACGTTCTGTAAATAATACCGCCCGTTCGCCTGCCTGATTTTGAACATGCTTTGCAATGATAAAATGGTCGCCATAAGAATAGACACACCCACCACCATACAGCATATTACCACCTGCGCCAATCCCGCTACCGTCCTGCCGGTTCGCCCATTCATGGGCGATATCCCAACACACTGTTCTTACGCTCATATCCTTTGATTATTAAATTTTTACCTGATTTTCGTCCTTTTATTCTCCTTATCCCCGTTGGTTGTTAGCCGATTTGGTCAGCATTTGAATTTGCTCGGTTCGGAATTGCAGGCTTGCCATTGGCTCCCCGTCCCTGCTCACCCACGGTTGGGCGGTCATAAATCCGCTCAAAGTCACCAACATGCCTTTAGTCAGGTAGGGCGCTATGGCATCGGTGCGCCAGTAGGTACACTCTACAAAGGCGGTTTCCTCTTTGCGCTCGCCCTGCGACTGATAGGTGCGGTTAACCGCTACCCTGAAACCTGTTACATTTTTGTCCTCGCTTACTGCTCTCACGGTAGCGTCTGCTACCAATCTTCCTGTGATTTCCATGATTACTTTTTTATTGTTAATTATTCTGTTTTTCCTCAATGACCATTAGTTTTTAAAATTCATTTGGCCTTTGATAGAGGCAGAAAATTTGCGCGGGGGGCTGGCTTGCAAGGCTGACATAGAAAAAAATTCAGGAGCACAGCGGAGGAATTATTTTCGGTCACGAAGCCTGGCCTTTCAAGCCGAAGAGGTATAAATTTGCCTCAGCAAAGGCTAAATGAACGGACCTGATCGAAAGGGTTCACTGGCTATTTTTCGCAGCAATCTTTTGATGGAGAGCGGGGGAAAAGCATATCATTGCGGCAAAAGACGACCGCCCTTCCGGCTACAATTGCCGGACGAGGCGCCCAAAGGGCTATGGTCGGCTTTTTCCGTTCCAATGGCTATTTCTTCATCAATCTTGATATGGTTCTTGCAGTTCGTAAATGATCTTAAGGCACTGGACTTAAGCATAAGCGGCGAAGGGGCCAACGATTACCGTAATGTTTACAGGCAGTTGAAAATTACGTTGGTGCCCGGAGGAAAAGGCACCTTTTAGCGTTACGAATTCTTTTGGACAGCTCCGGCATATGCCGTTGCAGTCCACTACGATTAACTAAATGATACACAACAGGTGCAAATTATCGTAATAGTAAATAAATCGCAGCGAGTAGAAAACCCTGTGTTTTGCTTCTATTAATAATTTTATAATTCCTATGAGCTATCATTTTTCGCAATTTGTACTTTTTCGCATACCCGTTTTTGCAACCGATCATTATCGGCACAACCTTAAAACCGCTCTTCGGGACACTGTATTTAGGACCGCCATCTATCTGGCAAGTCCGCAATTTTATAACCGCCTGGCAAAGGTTGACTTCGAACCCTCCCAGATGACGGCACGGGAAATCATCACACTCACCCGTTACTTGAACCGCGCCCGTTTCCGACCGGTTCCATTCGGTTTCTTTGCTTCTGTGACTATGGGCAAGTGGGCTGCTTCAGGCCGAATTGAATTAACCGAGGCACCTGCGGAGCTTGGCGTATTTGTTCAACCCGGGGAATGGCTTTTCCGGAAAATGTCAGACCGTCGAGCGGACGAATACCATTTAACGGATTTATTTGAACCCAACCCGACGCTCTACCGGGTTAAAAAGTTCTATCGCTTCATCAAGGAGGAATCCGGTCCGGAGCAACAAAAGCGCTTTCAGTTACAGTCATCACCCTATTCGCAAGTGCTCAGCAACCTGCTACAGTTTTGCAGGAATGGAAAATCGACGGAAATGATCATCCACCGAATCTGTAAGGAGGCCCATTGCAGTTTAGCGGATAGTTCTGAGTATTTTGATTTTCTTAAAGACGCTCAAATATTGTTAAGCAAAAACCGTCCTGGTATTAGCGGACGTCATGCATTTAATTTAAATCAAAACTTCGTTGGGCAACTTCCGGATGTAACGGAATTTCAAAGTTTAGGCAAGCAATGGCTGAAAAAGGCGAACCATGACCCGGTTCAAGATGACCATGATCTTTTTAATACCATACTAGTTCGTCATCCTAAGCGCGTTATGGTTGACATTAAATACCAGCAATATTTGAGACAGGGCATCACGGCATTAAACAGGCTTTGCCCTGGTGACGAACTTCCTGCGCTTACCTTATTTAAGAATCAATATCAAAAGCACTTTGAAAATGAACGCCTACCCTTGTTGCTGGCGCTCGATCCCGAGTTAGGAATCGGCTATCAAACGGAGCCCTACGAATCCCCCAATCCGCTTTTAGAAACCGTCCATATCCGGCCACGTGTACACCATGAAAACGCGGCTCCATGGTCCGCGGTGCACCGGTATTTAATGGCCGCCTGGCTTGAAATGGAGCGAATGCAGCAAAATTCTATGGCTCTTAATGAGGCTGGCCTTATGCAACTAACGGAAGGTGCGAAAATGCTGAGTGGACTGGGCTTTTCTGTATTGTTCAGTCTTACGGGAGACGGCCTGTTTATTGAAACTGCGGGCGGGGCCAATCCCGCTGCATTGATCGGTAGATTTACTGTGGCTGACCAGGAGATATTGGATGCCAGCCGGGAAATGGCGGCACAAACGGAACGATTAAACCCGGAAATCATTTTTGCCGAAATACTGCATACCAGCGATGCCCATATCGATAATGTAAACAGGCGCGAGCAAGTATGGTCCTATCAGCTGCCCTTATTGGCCGGTATACCCGGTGATGACACCGCAGAAACGCTCAGGCTGGATGATCTATATGTAGAAGTTAGCGGTGATCTGATCTATTTATATAGCAGAAAGTACCAAAAATACGTTATCCCGCGTCTGACCAGCGCGTATAATCATAGTATAGACCAACTGCCGCTCTTCCGTTTTTTAGCAGACCTTTCCTATCAGTACAGCCGCACACAATTGTCTTTTGACCTGATCAATTATTTTCCAGGTTTCCGGTACTACCCCCGTGTGAGTTATCGGCAGGTCATTCTCAGCCGGGCAACGTGGATCATCGGAAGCGACGATTTTCCTCCAAACCTTACAGAAGAAGACTGGATCGCTGCTTTTAGCCGAATGGCAGATAAAAACGGCATTCCGCATTGGTTCGTTCTTTCGGAAGGCGACCAGCAATTGGTGTTTAATCGGGAAAGTTCAGCGGATATGGTCTTATTCAGGGAATCGGTGCGTTCGAAAAACCAGGTGATCCTTCGTGAATATCTTCCGTTAAAATCAGACGGCTCAGTCGTGGAATCCTCCTCAGGCCGTCGATACCAGGTTCAATTCAACGCATTTATGCTACCGGAAGAACCGCTGAATATGCCAAACGTGGTCCCCAACAGGGAGAATGTCCTGCACGAACAACGCAAATTTGTTCCAGGCACCGAATGGCTTTACCTGAAACTTTATGTTCCGAGGCTTTCCGTAAACCGGTTACTACTTCAGTTGGAACCTTTAATCAAAAAGCGCTTTCCACATGGGAAAATTACACGCTGGTTTTTTATTCGGTATGAGGACCATGCGCCGCATATCCGGCTACGTTTTAAGATTGCGCCAGAGGACGTGGACCATATTCTGGCGGCTTTAAGGGTGATATTGGAAGATAATGTTCAGCAACACCTGGTCAGAGAATACCAATTAGATGTTTATACCAGGGAGCTGGAACGGTACCAGGCCATTGGAATTGAGGAAACGGAGGAGTTCTTTTGGCTCAGCAGTTCATTTGTGCTATATTTCATTAAATCAGTAAAAACGGGTAAAGGGGTTCCAGCTTTTTTAGCGGCGGCGCTGACGGCTAAGTTGATCGCTGAAGGTTTTTATCCAAGCCCGGAAGATCAATTAGCGTTTTGGCAGGAAGCATTTGAGGGCTATATCCAGGAATTTGAAGGCCGTCAACTCAGTGTAGATCTTGATAAGAAATATCGTGAAAACAGTGGTGATTTGGATCGTTTTTTAACCCATAGCCAACCTTTTGCAGACAAACGGCTTCTGCACTGGTTAAAAAGTATACAGTCAAAAGCCATGGCATTGGGTGTCCGAATAAATAGCAATGATGATAAAAACGATTATTTGCTCAGTTTGATCCATGTTCATCTCAACCGGTTATTTACTGATCAGCAAAGGCAGCAGGAAATGATCACCTACTTTCTATTGGCGAAATGGATGCGGTCGAAAATGGCAAGGCAAAGACATAAAATCAGGCAGACCGATCCGTCTTAATCAGTTTGCTATCCATCCTGGCGAGGAAAGCCTGTTTATAATGATCTCCCATCATGATACGCTCACCATCCTGTAGCCTGATCTGCGCGCGCTCTATAACTTTTACAAAATTGACATTGACGATAAATGAGCGATGGATACGGGCAAACAGAGATGTGGGCAGGTGCCTTTCGATCTCTTTTATGGTCAAATAGGTTGTATGCTTGCCTTCGGTCGTGTAGATATGGATATAATTTGCGGAACCTTCCATATAAATCACTTCCTCATACCTGATCTTGACCAGCCTTCCTTTCACCTCGCTCTTAATGGTGAAGAAATCGTCGCGGATCGCTTGTAACCATCTGCCGGGCCGGGCGATTTTCCGTCTTGCCCGCTGGATGCATTTGGCGAAGCGCTCATAATTAATCGGCTTAAGCAAAAAATCGAAGGCTTCGCGGTCAAATGCCTCCAGCGCATATTGCGGGAAAGCCGTAGTAAAAACAACGGTCGTATACAGGTTCACCATCTCAGCTAATTCAAGCCCCGATAGTTGCCGCATATCGACGTCAATAAACGTGATGTCAGGAGCATATTCTCCGGTCAGGTTTGGTAGCGCTTCCAGCGGGTTTTGTGAATGCCCGACCAGTGTCAGCCCTGGAGTCATTTCAATATATTCTTTCATGATGGCGATGGCATCCGGCTCATCGTCGATCACATAACAGCTAAAATTCATAGGTATAGGATCAGTTCTGTCATATAGGTTGTTGGATTATCTATTTTATTAAATCGGTGCTTGTCCGGAAAAAGGTTGGCTAACCGCTTTTGAATATTTTTCAGTCCTAAGCCGCTTTTTAAATGTGGCGTGCTTAATCTTTTTAGGTTAGCGGTCTTAAAGATCAAAGCATCTTCAGTGACTTCGAGGTCGATCCTGCCCGGATGTTTCCGTTCGCCCAAGTCGCCATGCTTGAGCATATTCTCCACCAGCGTAACCAGGATCAGCGGTGGAATCTGCACCTCCTTCAGCCTTCCTTTTTTGCTAAGCTTTAAATACAGCTCGTTGTCAAACCGCAGGGTACTCAGCTCAATCAATTTTTCGATCTGCTTAATTTCCTCCGCTAAGCTTACCATGCGGTTGTCCTGGCTGCTCAACAATGAATAATGCATTAATTCTGAAAGTAACATCACGCCTTTACCGGCCCTATCCGAATGATTATGAACAGCGTTGTAAATAAAATTGAGTGAGTTAAACAGCAGATGCGGGCTGATCTGGTTTTGGAGGTAGGCGTTTTCCGCTGTGATGTATTTGTTTTCCAGTTCCAGCGTATGGGCAACCTGTTTTAGATGCGCCTTTTCCATGACATGGTTCTGCTCCTTGAATTTTACCATGTATAGCATAGACCAGTAAGCTATGCTAAATCCGATAAAGAATATTTCACGGAATATATTGGTCAGGTAGGTTTTTTCATGGGCTTTGGTCAAGGCGTAATTAACCGCTGTACCGCCTGCAAGCCAGGCATCTACATGAAGTTTTACCCATAGGAAGAACAACATTTCTGCGAGGATCAGCAATATGGCGATCAGGTATGGCCGTGTTGTCCTGAAGAATGCAAAATCAAGAATGACATGAGCGTTTAAGTAGAATAATAAGATATTGAGAGAATAATATATGCATAGCTGGAGAGGTGAGGCGATCAGGCCGACAGTGAACTTGATGACGGCAAGTTCATACCCTATGAACAGCGCCCACACTAAAATATGCCTTAATAAAATGACCTTTAATTTGCTCATGATAACGTTTTTGTGAGCAATTGGCTTTCTATATATCACAATTGCCCCTCTGTATAATAAAGTTTAGGTTCGCCTTTCATCCCGGTAGTTTTGAACTAAAAATCACCGTTATGAAAACATCAAATCAAAAAGGTTGCACAAAAGTTCAGAAACAATATGCGACTTAAATAGGGGAAATTTTAAAGATTACCGTGAGTCGACAAAGCCCACCGAGACGGACCCCACTACGGCGACGGTAACCATTATTGTTACCACCGTCAATACGGGAATCGCTGGTAAATGTTAATGTAAAGTTAAATATTATTTAATTTATTTACCAATATACCAAACCCTGAACCTTCAGTATTTATAGCTAATTCTCATTGGAAATCAATATATCAGTATTTTGCTTAAGTCGGAATTATCAAATTTGGAAGCATGTGTCGGTATTATTCTTAACAATAACGAAATAATAAAAAGCGGCGGCACTTCAGCAGGACAGGGGGCTTTGTACGACCAATTCCATACCGCTTGTGTCGAATTGAAACAGCGGATGATCAGCGAGGTATTCGGCCCTTCAAAGGATCATGTCATCCGCCGGTATGTTCAGTTTCATCAGGCCGGATTGATCACGCTTTCTGACATCATTTTTCAGCAGGTTCGGAAGGTGGATGTTCCGATGGTCCCGGGAAAAAGTGAACTCCTGATCAGGGTGTTGAACACCTTGCAGGAATTACTTGACTTCATCGGTCAGCAGTTTTATCCTCATTTTGATGTGCTTCACGGCATCAGTCAATATGCAAGCGATATCACCAGCAATAATTTCAGAACAAAGGTGGAAACGCTCGCCCCCCTCCTGGAGCGTCAACCCATCGATCCGTCCCTGGTCACCGTTTTTTATGAGAGCATGGAAGAATGCCTGGACCAATTGCGGCTACAGCCCATAACTTACGAACAGGCAAATTATATGGACCAGCTGTTGAAACTTGTCTATTTTCAGTTAGAGGAACAAACCATCGATACCGCCCGCTTCGCGGGCCTGCTTTACCGGCAGAATTTTAACAGTACCTCTTTTGAAAGCTGGTACAGGAAATATCATCTAACCGTTCATAGCGGAAAATTAGCCGACGAAAGATTAAGTGCCATTGAACCAGTGCTACAAGAAATAGGAATTTCGGTTAACCGTAAGCCTATAGATGTTTTACTGCGTGAATGGACAACTGTGCTATTGACCTCGAACGGTGAATCGTCAAAACGCGTTAAAACCCAGGAACCGAAGATATCAAGATTGCCCCTTGTACTGTCAGTGCCACAACTGGCGCTTTTTGTCCGCCTATGTTATTTAGAAGGGTGCTTTCAAATTTCCAACATTTCCAATATCATGCGCTTTTTCACCGATCATTTTGAGTCGAAGAAACAACCCCAGGTATCCTTAAAAAGCTTCA includes:
- a CDS encoding sensor histidine kinase encodes the protein MSKLKVILLRHILVWALFIGYELAVIKFTVGLIASPLQLCIYYSLNILLFYLNAHVILDFAFFRTTRPYLIAILLILAEMLFFLWVKLHVDAWLAGGTAVNYALTKAHEKTYLTNIFREIFFIGFSIAYWSMLYMVKFKEQNHVMEKAHLKQVAHTLELENKYITAENAYLQNQISPHLLFNSLNFIYNAVHNHSDRAGKGVMLLSELMHYSLLSSQDNRMVSLAEEIKQIEKLIELSTLRFDNELYLKLSKKGRLKEVQIPPLILVTLVENMLKHGDLGERKHPGRIDLEVTEDALIFKTANLKRLSTPHLKSGLGLKNIQKRLANLFPDKHRFNKIDNPTTYMTELILYL